In a single window of the Hippocampus zosterae strain Florida chromosome 6, ASM2543408v3, whole genome shotgun sequence genome:
- the b3galt8 gene encoding beta-1,3-galactosyltransferase 2, producing the protein MRDGVLWAMWVCFFRSLVKLLTLTILVAIVLSALRNATVKEVTKPSPLSAEEYRLLSPETYSYIFNQPDACKKRSPFLVFMVPVAPLDSSARDAIRETWGAAGQSTITLFYMGVPKEGQVKSIQDKLEEESNNYSDVIQMNFLDSYENLTIKSMMIMNWLATYCPNTTYAMKVDADIFVNVFFLVRLLSSAPRNNYIAGSVITDGKPRRDRNSKWHLSKQLYPEDSFPSYVSGAGYVFSIDMAAKVSWASRFVRRIPIEDAYVGLCLHVLGVQPVPSRRWLVFGRSLFEIRNLDYDRCTFARLVLINGFQPSQLRQAWKDFSQGYKSC; encoded by the coding sequence ATGCGAGACGGGGTTTTGTGGGCTATGTGGGTGTGTTTCTTCCGTTCCTTGGTGAAGCTCCTCACTCTGACCATTTTGGTCGCGATAGTTCTGTCTGCTCTTCGAAATGCAACTGTCAAGGAAGTTACGAAGCCAAGCCCCCTTTCCGCAGAAGAGTACAGGCTACTCTCCCCCGAAACGTACTCTTatattttcaatcagcctgacgcTTGTAAGAAGAGAAGTCCCTTCCTGGTGTTTATGGTGCCAGTGGCACCTCTGGATTCGTCGGCAAGGGATGCCATAAGAGAAACGTGGGGTGCTGCAGGTCAGTCCACCATTACACTGTTTTACATGGGGGTGCCTAAGGAAGGACAGGTGAAAAGCATCCAGgacaagctggaggaggagagcaaTAACTATTCAGATGTCATCCAGATGAACTTCTTGGACAGTTATGAGAATCTCACAATAAAAAGCATGATGATCATGAACTGGCTGGCGACCTACTGCCCCAACACCACCTATGCCATGAAGGTGGATGCAGACATATTTGTGAATGTATTCTTTCTTGTCAGATTACTGAGCAGCGCTCCCAGGAATAATTACATTGCAGGATCGGTGATAACCGATGGCAAGCCAAGGAGGGACCGCAACAGCAAGTGGCACCTGTCAAAGCAGCTGTACCCTGAGGACAGCTTCCCTTCATATGTGTCAGGTGCTGGGTACGTCTTCTCAATAGACATGGCCGCCAAGGTGTCATGGGCTTCCAGGTTCGTCCGAAGGATCCCGATAGAGGACGCCTACGTGGGATTGTGTCTGCACGTGCTTGGTGTACAGCCTGTCCCCTCGAGAAGATGGCTTGTATTCGGGAGGAGCCTCTTTGAAATCCGGAATCTGGACTATGACAGGTGCACTTTTGCCAGACTTGTTCTCATCAATGGCTTTCAGCCTTCTCAGTTGCGGCAAGCTTGGAAGGATTTCTCACAAGGCTATAAAAGCtgctga